From the Schistocerca piceifrons isolate TAMUIC-IGC-003096 chromosome 2, iqSchPice1.1, whole genome shotgun sequence genome, the window CCAGCCACACCAACCCTCTGTACTTAGTGATTCTTTCTCCATCAAAATGGAAAGGTAAAAGAAACAAATATCCCAACATTAAATGACTGTCATCATACAGGGGAATATATAAATGGCTTTAGGTCTCATGCTGATAAACTGAAGCTCCTACTGCAGGAAAAGCTACTTTCTCTACCTCTCCAAAAGATACATTTTGAAGCTCCCTGGGCACCTGTATTACCGGTGCATAAACCTCACAGAAAAGACTGTGATAACAGTGAAAGGCAGAGTAGTTGTCTTTGTCAATGTATCCTTTCATAAGCCCTATTTTCTTAACCACAATGCCATGCACTGCTGCTATCTTGCATTTAAGTATGCTCCTTAAGACCATCACCAAATGAACCATCACATGCCTCAGATGCCTAGTGGTTGAGAAGAGCCTCTTGTCAGGAAACACACATGAAATGATGCATGTCAACATACCATCTGGATTATTCCATTGACCTCGCCTGCTCTGTGGTTATTGCAGTTGCTATGCTCCTTTGTGAGTCCTGATGAGGGATATTCACATCAGTGACAACTTCCCAATATAATGTACTTACCGCTAAAAAAAGCCTGAAAACAGACTGCTAAAATGGACCTGTGCCAAGGCAAACAGGATTGGCTGAATTTGAGAAACATGACTCTGCCATATAACATCTTCTGAGAGCCACAGCTGCGAAGACATGCAGAAGAACAAACTTAATTTTAACTGTAAAAATGATGAGATCTACAATCGGTTCTTCTTTGTATTGGAAACTCAAGCTATATGGACTGCCTCTCATGACACCACTGCAGAACTAGATATGGTTCATTACAGCACACTAAAACAGCTATATTTGAcatcaaataaaatactttttcaccAAAATTTGGTCTGAGAGCTTATATCCAGGCTCAGGGAGAGAAGctgaccagttcaccaccagcaatacaCAGTAAGTATTTGATATTGCTAGCCACTTGTGCTGGCAAAAGTCAGAAAAAGCACTAAATGATCATCGACTAAAGGTCATGAGACAAGCTCCAACAGACAACACATCAGTTTTGTGAAACAAAAAGAGGTACAACGGGTGTTTATACTAAAGGTAATAAAATGCTCCCTCATTATTTCAACTATTAACAAATTTTAGCTACcactaattttatttattaaatacaGTTAAGTGTATAATTTTTCCATTTGCCTGAAAACAAATTGCATCATTTGCTTAAGTGTCATTGGTAACAACTGTTACATCATTGAGTACCATTGAGCCCCATGAATACTTTTGAACAAAAACACTTGCTTTTCTCATACGGAATTTGCCACATTATGAACCCATAAATGATGAAATACAAAAGAGAAGCAATTAGTTCAGTTAGTAGAATTTTAGTAATCTTAAttgaaatgataataataaaacgtGTTAATAATTATAGTTTAATTTTCAGTACAATGTACACTGTGTATCTTTGTTCAGTATAGTAATGTTAttcgtcttcctcctcctcctcttcatcctcATCCTCCAACtcttcacacttttttttcttttcaattggAAGCTTAATAACATGGATTTTAAGACTTAGTATTTCTTCGGTGCCAATTGTGAGGACTATAACTACTCTCCATTCATCTCCATCAAGTTTCTTTGGGAAAACAGTTTCCATTACAGTGAACTGATTGAGAATAACATCATTCTGAAaataaagacaataattaaattcatgacatataaataaaaatagtaatatacACTAAGAAGGACAGCATGTTTCTAGCTCCACCAGTAGCGCCTGCACAACCCAAGTAAGCCAGTCCATCAGGTTACGCAGAAACTTCTGATGCTTAAAACAAATTTGCATGAAGTCCTCAAAACACAGGCTGTATACACATAAAGCCAAGAAACAAGTCAACTTTTGTAGGAAGATGAGTTACTCCAAAAATACTTCTACCATCTTCACCGGCCATCATGCTTTTAATTTACTCTTATGAGGCTACATCAAGAATCATATTTATGCCTCTGAAGTTCATGATCTTCAAGATCCCAGGGATTGGACTGTTGACCAACTTGAGAAATGTTGGAGTAAATAGGCTACAGGCTGAATATAGTCTAGGCATCCTTACGCAACCACATTGCGCATAGAAGTATTACATTTATTGTTGGGAAACAAAGTTGAGACCCCATTGAGTTCTGTGAGTGCCATGTATATTTGTATAATTAGTTTGGATTATAGAGCACAATGAAATTAGAGTATTTTGATCCAGACACCTTATAGATATGTTAAAGATTTATAACTCAGTAATTTCCTTGAAGAAACTTTTTTAGGCTATCAGTAAGTTAGATTAACAGATATGTGCAGACTGACTAaattaaattcatataaattatCGTGATGCTCTATGGAGATAGAGAACAAAGTGTCATTTAGTGCCACAAAAAATGAAAGGAGGTGGTGCAAATGAAGAAGAGACATTAAAAGAGGACAGGAATACTCCATAATTCAGTAAAAACAGGGATGACTAAGGAGAATGTAATTTGAGAAAAGTCATCATGTACCTTGAGAACAGGACACTCCCTAGTAAAATTGCTGGCACGCCAGATCATTTCCATCTTTGACTTTTGTTGCTCCATATACTCGCACAGTTTCATAGGACCAGTAGGTGCCAATGCATTCCATGAATTGCTTACGAGCTTCTCTGGAGAGATCTCAATCTGAAACACAAGAGTAGCTTTTCAGAAAAACACTCTAGCAGTggtttaatttaaaaagaaaacatttttttctgttgttatagCATTTGTTTCACTCTACTGGTGCCATCACATGCCAACCATGGTGTCTAATATGACACACTGCTGCATTTTTAGGTTAACTGCTTTATGCACCCTCATTAATCTATCATTCAGTTTTCTGCTGGTTCACTGGTTTCCATACTTCTGTGTCGTTTTATATGACTACAGCTATGACAGACATAACTTCCAAGCACAATACTGATGTACCTGTCTACGGTCAGACTGCTTGACCTGTCCACAGCTACTCAACTGTATCATTACTGCGAATAAAAACTGAATTTTTCTGCCGTAATTGTATTTTATCATTGTGTTCATGAGTATATATGAACGCTCACCAAATGGCAAAAACATTGAGTCATCAACAGGAATGCACGAAATATAACTTGTTGactttcagcacacacacacacacacacacacacacacacacacacacacacacacacacacacacctggcccTACATTGTGCTGGTTAGACACACGAGCTTGCATTTCAGAAGTGGACTAGGATGGGATGGTGTGGGGTGGGTAGAAGGGGAGAGAGGTGTAAGATGGTTAGTTAGTGGCTTGGAGGTTGGCAGTAGGTTTTCTGGCTAGGAATGTGGACGGGAGGGTTGGAAAATGCACATACTAAGCATGTGAGACACAACCAGATCTGGTGGGGTGCGATACACAGTGAAGTTGACTTGTAGAAATGGattgggaagagggggggggggggggttgcttgacaggacagaggaaggagaAACTGAGAACTGGGAAACTGCTGGTGTGGGGGACAGTGGTCAACAGAGACTGAAGCTAGGAGGGTTACAAgagcaaaggatgtgttgcaaggataatccCACCTGCATAGCTCATAAAAGCTGATGGCCTGAATTGTGAAGCAGCCAGTGAAATTATGCATTTTGTGCTCAGGTGCATAttcttcttggccacagtttggcaatggTATTCATTTTGTCTtactgacataaaaagctgtgtAGTGATTGCCTCAGAGTTGGTGTATGAGACAGTTCATTTCATAGGTGGGCCTGcctctgatggagtaggataagccagtgacaggactggagtaggaagtgctaggtgggtggactgggcaggtcttgcacctgtgtcttccacagagatatgattGCTTTGGCAAGCGATTAGGAGTGAGAGTAACATGAGGATGGACCAGAATCTTACGTGgattgggtgggtgacagaatacCACTTTATGAAGTGTGAGAAGGTtattgggtaggatgtcccttgtTTCTGTGCATGATGAGAGATAATCAGAGCCTTGGTGATGGATATGCTTCACTTGTTCCGGCCCAAGGTGATAATGGGTGATGAGGGGGTTGCTCATTTGTACCTGTTTCTTGGAGTGGTGGGAGGATCAGCAGTATGTGAGGACATGGCACAGGGAATCTGTTTATCGATTTGgtttggagaggggggaggggtgctGGTAGTGCCGGTTTCTGAAGGCGCTTATGAGACCTTCAGCAGACTGGAAATGGAGTTCCCATCACTGCAGACACATCATCCATGGGCAGCCAGACTATGTGGGAGCAATTTTTTGgtatggaagggatgacagctgtcaaaatgcaaatACTGTTAGTGGCTAGTGGATTTAATATGTACATAGGTGTAGATGGAGCCATGAGAGAGATGGAGGTCAATGTTCAGGAAGGTTGCacattgggttgaggaggaccaggtgaagcagatgggagagaagatgttgaggttGCAGAGGAATGAGAATGGGGTGCCTTGGTCCTGAGCCCAGAGCATGAAGGTATCAGAATGAATCTGGATCAGAAAAGGGTTTTGGAGAGCTAGGAAGGTTTCTTCTAGATAGTCCATAGAAAGGTTAGTGTAGGAAAATGCAATAAGTGTGCCCATGGCCACTCTgttgatttgtttatataccttcccctCACAGGAGAAGTAGTTATATGATAGGATATAGTTAATAGGGCATATGCAatatgaggtagtgggtttggagtctgaatgCCACTGGGGGAGGTAGTGGTCGATAGCAGCAAGGCCATGCATATGAAGGATTTCGGTGTGTGAGGAGGTATCATCAACAGTGAAGAGTAGATATCCAGGAGGTAAAGgaatggggatggtggagagtcggtggaggctGTAGTTAGTGTCTTTGATGTGAGAAGCTAGGTTGCAGACAACGGATTACAGTTGTTGGTGAACAAGATCAGAAATTCTCTCAGTATCAGCACAATAACCAGCAGTGATGGGGCAGTCATGATTGTTGGGTTTTGAGGAGCATGTAAaaggtgggtgtgcagggtgtCATTAGTGTAAGGAGGGAGATGGACTCAGGGGAGAAGTTCTGTGATAGGCCTAATGATTTCAGTAGGGATTGGTGGTGCTCAAAATTACTTTACTGGAATGAGATCACTGTGACAGAGATTGTTTCTGTAGGGTCTGTCAGTTGATGGAAGTCTTCTGTCAGACTATCACTGCAATTCATCACTGCAGTGGTGGAGCCTTCGCCTGCAGGGAGGAAGGTCAGGATGTGTTTTGATGTGAATGGCTCTCCTGTCTTCTACTGAGAGGTTAATGTTTCTAGGAAGGGACCTGGGAAAGGGTGGTTAGGCCAACTTGGAGCTTAGGAAAACCTGGAATGTGACCaactgaccagttgggagggaaagggggagaggggcagaagGTCATGGTTGGGTGGTGGTATGAACCTGGAAAGGTAAGGTTCAATGTTGGGGTTAAGTGGTTAAGTTGGCTTTGGGTAGAGGGGTTGGTAGCAAAGAACTGTTTCCACAGAGAAACACAATTTCAACAggctatgctgtcatcttcaagtcttaaaatatttttgttgtgtaacATGTTCATTTTATGTTGACATCACACACAATATGTCAAGCGGATCAAAACAGCGCATTACAAAAAGTTTTTCAtcgctaaaaaatttaaaaaaaacataaagcaccttttatgatgtgctatttttatccacttgacatcttgtgtgtgatgtcagtgtaaaataaacatGGTTTACAACAAacgattttaagacctgaagattacatcatagtctgttgaaaccatttgtcttaaatttaaaaacaatactttatgtatcttggctgttgaatggttttgaacaattaaacaGATCACCAATCAgctttctcaaaatgagaaaattcaatgaaactggtatcagtaaccatgatgtggttgtagcaacaatgattacgaaAGAACAAAGGGCAACTGCAACAAGTTGAAAGATTTGCATGTTCAGCAAAGTAGATGAAGAGGCAGGAGTGATATATGTCAATGGGGACATTAAAACTTCTAGCTCTGGACAGCAGAGGAACTCAGGTTAAGTTTATAAAATAGTTGACCAAACACTGGATACATATTTACCTATCAGAACAGTCTATGATGTGAGGACTCTCCATGGTATTcagtctctgtaaagaaacttctgaagcaGTGATTACTGCCAATAGTTGTAAATCGCAGCATATATCTTTTCATAGAGAAATGCTAAATAAAATGTGTTTGGCTATCAAAATGGCTAAAACCTtcaatgacagctgtagcagaatctTACTAAAGGACCTCTCACAAAACCAAATTCTAGTCATATATAAAGGCAGTCAGTCATCAAAGTTACAGTACCTGTGTTATCTTTGAGGATAACAAAGTAAAAGGAGAAATTCTGAACTCCATTTTCGACTATTCCTTTATAAGGGAGTGAGTATTGCTCCGTTTTGTTTCTCAGACCATGCAAAGATGGAATCACATAGAAATTAGTGTATGTGGCAATGAGAAGCAACTAAAATTGTTATCAGATTCTACGCTGAATTTGCAGCTGGGTTAGCCCCTGTTTTAACTATAATATACTGTAGATTCCTTGAACAAACAAACATGCTCAGTAACTGGAAGAAATCGCAGGTGACACCTGTCTAATAGAAGGGAAGCAGAAGTGATCCATGAAACTACAGTTCAGTGTCCTTGACATCCTTTGGTTGTAGACTCTTAGAACAGATTCTgggttcaaacataatgaggtaccttgaacagaatggcCTCCCACATGTCAACCAGCATGGACTCTGAAAACATTGGTCAAGTGAAACCCAACTtcagcttttctcacatgacataccaaAAGCCATAGATCAATGCAGTCAGGTAAATGCAAATTTCTTTACTTTTgaaaagcatttgtctcagtaccACACTGATAATTCTTTCAAATGTACAATCATACaggatatcaaacaaaatttgtgactagattgatgACTTGTTAGTACGGAGGAcactcttggatggagagtcatcaaaagACGTAGAAGGAACATCAGGCAAGCCCCCAGGGAAATGTCTTGGGGCACTGTTGCTCATTTTGTATGTAAATGACCTGGCTAACTATAGACATAGTAACTTCAGGCTTTtcacaaatgatgcagttatctataacaaagaacagtctgaaaaaagctgcatagatgatcaaacaatggaaagtccagaatggaataatgacattATATAAAAGATAGATTACTGTTCAACACATAGAGgaggtgttgagttgcagacaggcgtgATGAAAAATGATGCTAGAAATATTTCAGCATTTGAGCAAAGTCCTCCCCCTGAAGTAGAAAACATTCACACAACATCACCatcaccacaccaccaccaccaccaccaccaccaacaacaacaacaacaaccaacaataacaacaactcacACCCCTATGGTCACTGTCTTGGAGTGCTAAGGTCCAACTGTGACTGTGTCTGACATTAGCACCAATCTAGATGGGATGGGTAGTGGGAGTACGGAAGAGGCATGTTGTGGGGAGGGGGAGCGATGTGTGAGAGAacagggtaggggttggggaagataCTAGTGCTGCCTGAGGGAGCATGCAGGGACTTCATGGGGACAGGGTATGATGGCTAAATACGGCATAGGGAGGCTGTGCTGGGGGTTgggaaggagaaggagagaagtagaAAAGAGGGAATGACAATGTAGGTGCAGTGGTGGGATATAAGTCATTCGCAGTACTGAAGTGGGTGAGAGAAAGGAAGGGGACAGACAGGCAGAGGAGTGAGCCTAATGAAAGTTGAGAACAGGTTATTGGAATGGAGGATATGTTGTAGGGAGATTTCTCACCTGAGCAGTTCAaaaagctggtgttgttgggatgaatccagatggcacaggctgtgaagcattaATTAAAATAAAGCACATTGTTTAGCATGTTGCAGTGgctattcatgtggacagacagcctgTTAATTGTTAcgcccacacagaatgcagcacggTGATTGCCACtaagttggtagatcacatggctTCTTTCATGGGTGTTCCTGACTTTGATGGGATTGGAGATGCCTGTAACCagagtggagtaggtggtagtggaaaGATGTGTGAGACACATGTTGCAtctgggtctgttgcagggatatgagctATGAGCTGTGAGCAGTGGTGGAGTAGAGACGACACAAAGATGTGTGTAGATTGGGTGGGTGAGACAAGGCACGGGAAACCTGCTTCTGGACAATGCTGGAATGGTAATTTTGATctctgaaggcctcagtgagacccttggcacATTTGGAGAGTGTCTGCTCATCATTACAGATGTGAGGACCACTGGTGGCTAATCTGTATGGAACGGATTTCTTGGTGTTGAGTGGGTGGCTGCCTTAACAAACAGGATTAACAGTAAATGCTGAACATAAACAAGAAATGTTCACAGATTTGTTCATCTCATGACAGAAAATCTCAGAGATACTGAAAAACTTTAATTGGTGGATGCTTGAAGATAGAGGCAAAGTATCCCATTAAAGCATAGTTACAAAGTTTAAaggacctgaaacttcctggcagattaaaactgtgtgctggaccgagactcgaactcgggacctttgcctttcacaggcaagtgctctaccatctgagctacccaagcacgactcacgccccgtcctcacagcattacttccaccagtacctcgtctcctactttccaaacttcacagaagctctcctgcgaaacttgcagaattagcactcttggaagaaaggatattgcggagacatggcttagccacagcctgggggatgtttcgagaatgaggttttcaccctgcagcagagtgtgcgctgatatgaaacttcctggcagattaaataaataagtaaataaaaacaatgtgcatttctttcggagtgactCACTAATTAATTCAGCATTTATTATTCTAATGTGTTTAATTAatactctatatctacatctgcatctacgtctatactctgcaaaccattgtgaggtgcatggcagagggtatataAATGAGGAAATAAAACTTTATGCGTTATTTTATCACATTTTGAAAAACCATTTGTTACTACCTGGTATGGTTTTAAAGGTAGTAAAGTCTTAAGTTGTAAAGAAAAGTCATGGACACACTCTATATCATTCCTATTCATGGATGTCATAGAAACAGTTTTCCTGTTTGTATTCAGATTCAATTAAATCTGTTTCTGCAAGCTGTACTGTTGTAGCCCATCATCAAGATGGCTGCTGCATCTATTGTTTATTGAAGCAACATGCTGTTGCGAGAACAAGATAGAGAcaaacattcacaagaggttgaaGAAGGTGTATGGGAATGAGACAGTTGATCACAGTTCAGTTAGTCATTCGGTTATCAGATTATCTGTTGAAAGTGGACATTCCAATACTTGGAACCTCACGTGCAGCAACAGACTAAGCTCTGCACAGTGTATAGCTCTACACAGTGTATAGCGTGTTCACTATCTCATTTTGGTTAACAACTGCATAATAGTGAACAAACTGTCACTCTGAGTGGCAATAGGAGAAGTGAGAGCTGAATATTGAGACAATTGAAGTGGGTGTTAAGGTGGATTCTGTGAATGTTGATGTATGGTCACGCAGAAACACAAAAGACTTTTGGAACAATGTGAGAATTCTGGAACGACTTCCTTGCAATAACTGTGATGGAAAATGAAACCTTGTTGCATAACTTTGAACTGGAGATGAAAAAACAATAGACAGATTGGCATCATGCAAACTCATCaaagaagaagaaattcaaaactgtGTCTTCTGCAGGAAAAGTGATGAATCCTATGTTTACTGATTGAAAAGAACTGTTGCTTGTGGGCATAATTCCACACAGCACCATTATCTGCAATGACGTGTATGTGACAACCCTTAAAAAACTTCATGCTCCAATGTTTTGCATTGGGCAACATCAGCAGAAACATGATGATCTACTGTTGCATGGTAACGCATGGCCATATGTTGGTGAGAGAAGCACCACCGAGATCACAAAGCTTGAATGGAACTAAGAAACACCCACTCTACAGCCCTGGTCTGCCACTGTGAGTTTACCATCTCTTTGGTAAACTGAATCACCCTCATGGAGCGAGATTTGAAAACGACTGCCTTGTGAAGgttgctacacagtggctcaaaTACGCTGGCCCTGTGCAGGTATACAGACCTTCGTTCTACGGCATCATAAGGTAGTTGAAAGGAGTGGAGTTAATGTAGAAAAATGATATTTTGTCCCTCAAAAATGTATCAACATATCAAAAGTATGGAAAATAAAATGGatgttttttaaaaacaaaatgaacaaataaataagtaaataaaaacaatgcgcatttcttttggagtgactcacTAATTAATTCAGCATTTATTATTCTAATGTGTTAAATTAatactctatatctacatctgcatctacgtctatacgctgcaaaccattgtgaggtgcatggcagagggtatgttccattgtaccagttattagggcttctttctGTTTGATTCACATACTCTATTCTCACGATCCCAATGTGAATGATATGTAGGGGATCacaatttaaagccagttcttgaaacttcattaatagattttctcgggatagtttacatatatcttcaagagtcttctagctcagttccttcagtgtctctgtgacactctcccatagattaaacaaacctgtgaccatttgaaccatctttctctgtatattttcaatactcactgttagtcctatttggtacgagtcccacacatttgaacaatgttctaggatgggtcccatgagagatttgtaagcaatctcctttgtagacagattgcacttccccagtattataccaataaactgcagtctaccacctgctttacccacaactgagcttatgtgatcgttccatttcctaTCACTACagagtgttacacacaggtatttgtatgagctggccgattccaacagtgactcattgatattatagtcataggatactatgtttcttcat encodes:
- the LOC124777560 gene encoding uncharacterized protein LOC124777560, giving the protein MRATAAAAAAVAAAACLLTVARASDEREYFFYIEEMDSTTAGDYVKIPEMDVVKLSKECSYLDGSLIIQKDLPDNTMIEISPEKLVSNSWNALAPTGPMKLCEYMEQQKSKMEMIWRASNFTRECPVLKNDVILNQFTVMETVFPKKLDGDEWRVVIVLTIGTEEILSLKIHVIKLPIEKKKKCEELEDEDEEEEEEDE